GCCTTAACCCGAACCAATTCGACGCCAAGGCCTGCGTGGGCTGCTACATGGGCCTGGGGGATGAGGACGAAATCAGCTTCGGCCCCTTCCGGGTAGGGTACCTGCAGATAGGCCGGGCGGATACTCCCGATTTTCCCCTGGAGAAGGTCTGGCTGCCCCTTAAGCCGGAGAACATGAACGACGGGGAGGCGGGGATAGAGCGGGGGACGGTGACCAACACATCGCAGAGCAGGGATTTCGCGGCCGGCTTTGAAGCCGGCTGCTACATTTTTACGGTGGCCTTGCCGCCTAGAACATGAGGGGAGGCGAAGGAAATGGAGCAGTATTTTGCCTGGCTGCGCTACCTTCTGGCCGGCCTGGGAGGGCTGGCCACCGCCCTTTTTGGAGGGTGGGATGTCTACCTCAAAGTGCTGGTGGCCTTCATGGTTCTGGATTACCTTACCGGCGTTATCGCGGCCTACCAGGAGAAGAAGCTGGACAGCAACGTGGGCTGGAAGGGCATTACCCGCAAGGCGCTCATCTTCGTAATCGTCGCCCTGGCCCACCTGCTCGATACCGCCCTGGGGCAGGAGCTTTTCCGGGGCCTGGTGATATGGTTCTACATCGCCAACGAGGGCCTTTCGGTGGTAGAAAACCTTGGCCGGGCGGGAGTACCCATACCGGCTCCCTTGCGGGCGGCTTTGGAGAGCCTGAAGCAGAAGGCCGAGGAGGGGAAGGGCAATGCCTAAAGTCGGCTTAGATCCGGGCCACGGCGGGAAAGACCCTGGGGCGGTAGGCCCAAGCGGGCTGAAGGAAAAGGACGTTAACCTGGCCGTGGCGCTAGAGCTGGAGAAGCTTCTGAAACAGGCCGGGGTAGAGGTGGTAATGACCCGCCGGGAGGATAGGACGGTAGAGCTGAAAGAGCGCAGCGACTTTTTGAACCGCCAGGGAGTTGATCTGGCGGTTTCGCTTCATTGCAACGCCTGGAAGACCCCGGAGCCGGATTATCTGGCGGTCTTCGTGTACCGGCACGGGAGCGAGGCGGAAAGGGCGGCCGAGAAGGTGCTGGCGGCCCTGGTAGAAGCCACCGGCTGGCCGGAGGGCGGGGTAAGGGCGGAGAACTTCCAAATCCTGCGGGAAACGAAGGCCCCTGCAATCCTTATCGAGCAGGGGTTTATTACTAATCCGGCCCAGGAGAAGCAGCTCGGCCGGCCGGAATTCCAAAAGGCCCTGGCCGGGGCCATCGCTAAGGGGCTTTTCGCCCATTTGGGCATAAGAAGCCAAGCCCCGCCGGAGGCCCTGCCCAACATTAAGCCCTGGGCGAGGCAGGCCGTGGCCAAGGCAATTGCTAAGGGCCTGGTCTTTAATCCGGAGTTGCTAAGCGAGAGCGAGCAGAAAGTCCTGGTCTGGTTCGACAGGCTGGGGCTCTTACCTGATCCAGGGGGGTGATGCCGTTGAGGGTTTAGCCGGTCGGGAACCGGGTTCATGCTGCCAAGTTCATCAAACCAAAAACGCATTAGGGAGGGTACTTTCAGATGCCAGTAGCGAGAAGTTATCGGGTAAGGGGATACGTGCAATCTAGAAGCTACCCCTGCGATGATAGGCGCTGGGCGGGTGCCAGGGTTGGTGACGCTTCAACGTGGCTCGATATACCTTCTTACTCCGCCTTCTATTGGGACTCTGGGCTTCCGAACGACAGCTACGTCTGCGCCTATGTTGGCCTCGATTTGGTCAATTGGAGTGTAAGCCCGCCGCAATGGGCGGCCTCCTGCGAATGCGGGGTATCTATGACCGCCGAGGAATGGTTCGGGCGGAATGGCAAGCAAAGGGGTTGGTACCCGTTCGTTAACCGTAACGGTTCTAGGCTTTGGCGCCGTTCTACTCCCATTTCAGACCCTGAAGTGGTAAAACTGGAAGTAAGGGTAGTGGGCGGCCCTTATGCGGTTTCCGGGGGTTACGAGTGCGACATAGGCTTCTATGTAAACAATACTCTTATGTATACCTTCAGGCTGAAATCCTCCAGCAACGGCACCAAGAACTGCTATAACCCAAAGTTTGTCGTGGATTGCGAGCCCTACAATGCCATGGACGCCATTAAATGGTCGTACCCGTTCGATTTCGTAAGATGCTACGGCTCCTATATCGATAACAGCGGGGTCGTCCGTTACGAGATACTCCACGAATACCTGGCTGATGGGTTTATAGATTGCTACAGGGTGGGCGGTAACACACCAAACTATAATCCTTATGTTCGCAACACTAGTAGCTACGAACGGTTTGCCGTCCGCAAGCCAGGTGGAGCCGGAGACAGTATAGGAGTGTGCCCCTACTAGGAGGGTACAAAGAAGAATAGGGGGCAGGCCCGTCCTGCCCCCTATTCAGCTACTGTCTGACCTAAAAAGCAGGAACTATTGAGCCGTCGGGTAGGTGTCGATAAGTGTCCTTTATCTTGCTGGCGCGTGGGGCAAGGAAATCTTCCCAAATCTTATAGCCGTCTGCGGGTTGCGGATCAGCAGGTATGGTCACCCTGAGCGTATCATAGGAAAAAGGGGGATCGTAGTAGCCAGTAAGAGGGCCACTTATTGTGGGCCTTTCGCCGACTTCGCGCTGGATCATGTAGCCAGCGGCGGCCAGATACCGGCTAAGGGTATCCGGCGACTCGGAAGTGAAGGGTTCCGCCTTTGTGGCTAGGCCCACCCATTTGACCCCGAACCTGTCCTGGCCGGGTAGGGGCTCGAAATAGAACACCTGAAAATCGGAGCCTGAGGGAATGTAGAAGAACCGCAGGGTTTCACCCTCGGGGAAGTAGGCGAGGATTGCCGCCCCACTTGGCCCTTCGGGCACAACAGGATAGGGCGGCTCGACCTCCTCTTCTATGGCCGCAAGGGCAATAGAAGGTGGGAAATGGACACCCCGCATGGCCACTATCCGGGCCTTCTCCAGCTCGCCCGCTTCAAAGTACGCCTTAGCCCTGGCATAAGCCTGCCTGGTCTTCTCAATCCATTCCTGCTTGGCTTGCTGCGCGTATTTGGCCGCCTCGTCCTCTGGGGCTGCCGTTTCCGCCATTGCTGCTTCCTCTCCTGGGTTTGCCGGCCTAATGCCGGGAATGGCGATGTCACCCTGGGCCAGCCAGGCGCCGAGTATCAGGGCCAGAATAACGATGCCGGCGAGGAATACTAAGCGGCGAGATGTTGTCATGGCGTGTTCACTCCTTTCCCAAAGCTGGTTCTACCCTTCTAGACCGCCCGGAAATTTCCTGCCATCTGCCCCTTGCCTACGGGGCCCTTTCTTTCGGCCTTAGTTTCCTTATCCTCTCCTTCCGGGATAGGAGGCCGGAAATGGGGCTGGCCCGCGAATGGGCCTCCCGCAGATCGGCCTGGGACAAATGAACGTACCGCTTGGCCATATCCAGGGTAGCGTGCCCCAGCAGCCGCCGCAGGGAATGTATATCGCCCCCGTTCCGCAGGTACATGGTCGCGAAAGCGTGGCGCAGGTCGTAGGGGCTTATCTTGCAGCCCAGCTTTCGGCCGTAATGCTCCAGCCTCTGCCGCCAAGCGTCCAGGGTCATGGGTTTGCCCTCGCAGGTGTAGAAAGGTCGATCGGCCCGCCAAGTTGGGGGCAACACGGCGATAAGCTTCTGTAAGGCCTTAGCCGTTTCGGCCGATATGGGCAAGGTGCGGGAAATGCGGGTCTTGGCCGTTTCCTCCCGCACCCGAACCTCCAGGCTTCGCAGGTTTATATCCTCCAAGCGCAGGCTAAAGGCCTCGGCTGGCCGAATGCCGGTATCGAGGAAGAGCAGCAGCAGGGCATAGTCTCGAAGCCCCGCATAGGTGGATTGATCCGGCAGGCGCAGCAAGCGGGCCAGGGCCTCTTCGTCAATGGGCCGGAAACGGCCTACCGAGCGGCGGGCCTTCAGCCCCTCCAGCGGGTTGGCAGGCAAGTATCCCTGTGCCACGCACCAGGCAAAGAAGGCCCGGAGGTACTTCAGGCGCAGGTTGTAGGTATCAGGCGCTAGGTTGGCCGCCCGGGCCATGTACTCCAGGGCGGCGGCTTTAAGCCGGTCGTAATCCCGCCAAGCATCGGGATAAAGGCCGAAGAAACGGCTTACGTGAACCTGGTAGTCGTGAAGCGTCCGCTCCGCCCGCCGCTGGGCGGCTTTGTAAGTGAGAAATTCCCTGAGGGCATCTTCCCATTGGGTTGGCAATACGGGTACAATTTTAGTGAGCCGTGCCATAAAAACTCCCCCTTGAAGGCGGGAGTCCGGCGCACCTAACGAGGAAGACAGGCCCGCAAACCGTTGAAAATGCTGGGCCATTAGCTCAGCAGGTAGAGCAACGGACTTTTAATCCGTGGGTCGGAGGTTCGAATCCTCCGTGGCTCACCAGCCTTGATTCTCAAGGGTTTACGGGCTCGGGCTCGGCCGGATGGGGTATGCTGAAGGGGCCGAGTCCGGCGGTGTTAAAACCCTTCGTTAGGGGGCCGGAAGGCTCCCTTCTTGTTTAAGTATTTTTATCAGCCTGTCCGCCTTACCGGCGGCAAGCTCCCTTACTACGGGCTCATACCTCACCAGATCCTCTCCGAGCATTAGGGCGGCGGCAAACATATTGGCCTGGTATTCCTCTTTAC
This Thermanaerothrix sp. DNA region includes the following protein-coding sequences:
- a CDS encoding N-acetylmuramoyl-L-alanine amidase, coding for MPKVGLDPGHGGKDPGAVGPSGLKEKDVNLAVALELEKLLKQAGVEVVMTRREDRTVELKERSDFLNRQGVDLAVSLHCNAWKTPEPDYLAVFVYRHGSEAERAAEKVLAALVEATGWPEGGVRAENFQILRETKAPAILIEQGFITNPAQEKQLGRPEFQKALAGAIAKGLFAHLGIRSQAPPEALPNIKPWARQAVAKAIAKGLVFNPELLSESEQKVLVWFDRLGLLPDPGG
- a CDS encoding tyrosine-type recombinase/integrase; this translates as MPTQWEDALREFLTYKAAQRRAERTLHDYQVHVSRFFGLYPDAWRDYDRLKAAALEYMARAANLAPDTYNLRLKYLRAFFAWCVAQGYLPANPLEGLKARRSVGRFRPIDEEALARLLRLPDQSTYAGLRDYALLLLFLDTGIRPAEAFSLRLEDINLRSLEVRVREETAKTRISRTLPISAETAKALQKLIAVLPPTWRADRPFYTCEGKPMTLDAWRQRLEHYGRKLGCKISPYDLRHAFATMYLRNGGDIHSLRRLLGHATLDMAKRYVHLSQADLREAHSRASPISGLLSRKERIRKLRPKERAP
- a CDS encoding phage holin family protein, whose product is MEQYFAWLRYLLAGLGGLATALFGGWDVYLKVLVAFMVLDYLTGVIAAYQEKKLDSNVGWKGITRKALIFVIVALAHLLDTALGQELFRGLVIWFYIANEGLSVVENLGRAGVPIPAPLRAALESLKQKAEEGKGNA